The Canis aureus isolate CA01 chromosome 11, VMU_Caureus_v.1.0, whole genome shotgun sequence genome has a segment encoding these proteins:
- the OR4K14 gene encoding olfactory receptor 4K14 — protein MKLQNYSLVSEFVLYGLCTSRHLQHLFFIFFSGIYVASVLGNLIIVVTVISDSHLHSSPMYFLLGNLSFLDIWLASFATPKMLRDFLSDRKLISFGGCMAQIFFLHFIGGAEMVLLVSMAYDRYVAICKPLHYMTVMRRQTCVGLVLVSWVIGFVHSISQVAFTVNLPYCGPNEVDSFFCDLPLVIKLACMDTYILGILMISDSGLLSMSCFLLLLVSYTVILITVRQRTAGGVSKALSTCSAHIMVVTLFFGPCIFIYVWPFSRFSVDKLLSVFYTIFTPLLNPLIYTLRNKEMKIAMKKLCNHHVTSR, from the coding sequence ATGAAGTTGCAGAATTATTCCTTGGTGTCAGAATTTGTGTTGTATGGACTCTGCACGTCACGACATCTCCAGcatttattcttcatatttttctctgGGATCTATGTGGCCAGTGTGCTGGGTAACCTCATCATTGTGGTCACCGTAATTTCTGACTCACACTTGCACTCCTCTCCTATGTACTTCCTGCTAGGAAACCTATCTTTCTTAGACATATGGCTCGCCTCCTTTGCCACCCCCAAGATGCTCAGGGACTTTCTTAGTGACCGAAAGCTTATCTCCTTTGGAGGATGTATGGCTCAAATCTTCTTCTTGCACTTTATTGGTGGGGCTGAGATGGTACTTCTGGTTTCCATGGCCTATGACAGATACGTGGCTATATGTAAACCTCTGCATTATATGACTGTGATGAGACGGCAGACCTGCGTGGGGCTGGTGTTGGTCTCATGGGTCATTGGCTTTGTGCATTCCATCAGTCAAGTAGCCTTTACTGTGAATTTACCGTACTGTGGCCCCAATGAGGTGGACAGCTTCTTTTGTGACCTGCCTCTTGTAATCAAGCTTGCCTGCATGGACACCTACATCTTAGGTATCCTTATGATCTCAGATAGTGGATTACTCTCCATGAGCTGCTTTCTGCTCCTCTTGGTCTCTTACACTGTCATCCTCATCACTGTCCGACAGCGCACTGCTGGTGGCGTATCCAAAGCACTCTCCACTTGCTCTGCACACATCATGGTTGTCACACTCTTCTTTgggccctgcattttcatttatgTGTGGCCTTTCAGCCGGTTCTCTGTGGACAAGCTCCTGTCTGTGTTTTACACCATTTTTACTCCACTCTTGAACCCCCTTATCTACACACTgagaaataaagagatgaaaatagcTATGAAGAAACTGTGTAACCACCATGTGACTTCTCGTTGA